One genomic segment of Marinitoga piezophila KA3 includes these proteins:
- a CDS encoding carbohydrate ABC transporter permease, with protein sequence MKRFTFLLIMFVLLGISLFPLLTMFFTAIIPQGNLTHVITEKYLNDFEIKYIRYVKRKVKTYNGAKIGLVKDSPESTQSLKVLITGENQKIALLTNDMDLRVMKTLDFYIKSDNVKAFDMQFYDIDGNYSDIKVEINNDSNKWQKVSISSKNISKNGVNLKHITKIAFLFNTKNATVYLDDFKIKYKFPTMLNFVNVWKENMFGRYMFNSFIIAIFAVVGNIIFSTMVAYAFARREFFGKNVLFLIVLATMMIPPQVTIIPIFILMKNFGWIDTYYSLIVPFLVTPFGIFLLKQYIEQLPIELEQAAYVDGANTFQVLFHVIFPLSKPALAVMGINTFISSWNMLFYPLVMTTSKEMRTVQVGLALFQKFNQVEWPTLMAASSIIGIPVIIAFLIFQKHIIAGITQGAVKG encoded by the coding sequence ATGAAGAGATTTACATTTCTTTTGATTATGTTTGTTTTACTTGGAATCTCCCTATTTCCATTATTAACAATGTTTTTTACTGCAATAATTCCGCAGGGAAATTTAACACATGTGATTACTGAGAAATATCTTAATGATTTTGAGATTAAGTATATTCGTTATGTAAAAAGAAAAGTAAAAACATATAATGGCGCTAAAATAGGATTAGTAAAGGATTCTCCAGAAAGCACACAGAGTTTAAAGGTTTTAATCACAGGTGAAAACCAAAAAATAGCTCTTCTTACAAATGATATGGATTTAAGAGTTATGAAAACACTGGATTTTTATATAAAATCAGATAATGTAAAAGCTTTTGATATGCAGTTTTATGATATTGATGGCAATTATTCTGATATTAAGGTTGAAATTAATAATGATTCAAATAAATGGCAGAAAGTTTCAATTAGTTCAAAAAATATTAGCAAAAATGGTGTAAACTTGAAACACATAACCAAAATAGCATTTTTATTTAACACTAAAAATGCCACTGTTTATCTTGATGATTTTAAGATAAAATACAAATTCCCAACGATGCTAAATTTTGTAAACGTCTGGAAAGAAAATATGTTTGGGCGATATATGTTTAATAGTTTTATAATAGCTATTTTTGCAGTTGTTGGAAATATAATATTCTCTACAATGGTGGCATATGCATTTGCTCGAAGAGAATTTTTTGGAAAAAATGTGTTATTTTTAATAGTATTGGCAACTATGATGATTCCCCCTCAGGTTACCATAATACCAATATTTATCCTTATGAAAAACTTTGGATGGATTGATACCTATTATTCCCTAATCGTCCCGTTTCTTGTAACCCCATTTGGAATATTCTTATTAAAACAGTACATAGAACAACTCCCTATAGAGCTTGAACAGGCAGCATATGTGGATGGCGCAAATACCTTTCAGGTATTGTTCCATGTAATATTCCCATTGTCAAAACCAGCGCTTGCGGTTATGGGAATAAATACCTTTATCAGTTCATGGAATATGCTGTTTTATCCATTGGTAATGACTACTTCAAAGGAAATGAGAACTGTTCAGGTTGGTCTTGCATTATTCCAGAAGTTCAATCAGGTTGAATGGCCAACATTAATGGCAGCATCATCGATTATAGGAATACCGGTTATAATTGCATTTTTGATTTTCCAGAAACACATTATAGCCGGAATAACACAAGGGGCGGTGAAAGGATGA
- a CDS encoding SIS domain-containing protein has product MKGEKTLREIERIPELLKHTKEFDFSFEKDKKYTFVGCGSSYNLGYITTEMLRKNGYNAEIISGGNVIVFDKVPESDVAIFLSRTGESTETVKAVEHFKKRKIKTIGITCEKNSTLTKVCDESFVFDFANEESVVMTGSFVFILNFLLNGIEKHELSNESIEVVKNVESIIDKIDLKKFSHFVFLGFEEQYGISKEGALKIQEMAIQNVEFHEPLEYRHGPKSLVTDKTLVIINSKDTKEERILAEELRVMEAEVIFVGENGDLKIPYKNGFESPLKMILPQYLGYKKALTEGHNPDKPRNLSKSVILE; this is encoded by the coding sequence ATGAAAGGTGAAAAAACTTTAAGGGAAATAGAAAGAATACCGGAATTATTAAAACATACAAAGGAATTTGATTTTTCATTTGAAAAAGATAAAAAATATACCTTTGTAGGATGCGGTTCTTCATATAATCTTGGATACATTACAACAGAAATGCTAAGAAAAAATGGATATAATGCCGAAATAATTTCAGGTGGAAATGTAATAGTATTTGATAAGGTTCCAGAAAGCGATGTTGCAATATTCCTATCAAGAACAGGAGAATCAACAGAAACAGTGAAGGCTGTAGAGCATTTTAAAAAAAGAAAGATAAAGACCATAGGTATTACATGTGAAAAGAATTCAACACTTACAAAGGTATGCGATGAAAGTTTTGTTTTTGATTTTGCCAATGAAGAAAGCGTGGTAATGACAGGTTCTTTTGTGTTTATATTAAACTTTTTATTAAATGGTATAGAAAAGCATGAGCTTTCAAATGAATCAATTGAAGTGGTAAAGAATGTGGAAAGCATAATAGACAAAATAGACTTAAAAAAATTCAGCCATTTTGTATTTTTAGGTTTTGAAGAACAATATGGAATTTCTAAAGAAGGCGCTTTAAAGATTCAAGAAATGGCTATACAAAATGTGGAATTTCATGAGCCATTGGAATATAGACATGGACCAAAATCATTGGTTACGGATAAAACGCTTGTTATAATAAATTCAAAGGATACAAAAGAAGAAAGAATACTTGCAGAAGAATTAAGGGTAATGGAAGCCGAAGTGATTTTTGTAGGAGAAAATGGTGATTTAAAGATACCATATAAGAATGGATTTGAAAGTCCCCTCAAAATGATACTTCCGCAATATCTTGGATACAAAAAAGCTTTAACAGAAGGTCATAATCCAGATAAACCAAGAAATCTCAGCAAATCTGTTATTTTAGAATAA
- the nuoE gene encoding NADH-quinone oxidoreductase subunit NuoE, giving the protein MEKFYEKPLLDELHEIQNTYGYIPEEQIIRIAKKRGMPKSELYGVITFYSMFHTKPRGRYIIRVCNSLSCHLNNSKNVVEMIKEYLGIDSGETTKDRKFTLEIVECLGHCGEGPVMMINNKIYTKVTPQQAVSLLKNCI; this is encoded by the coding sequence ATGGAAAAATTCTATGAAAAACCGCTTCTTGATGAGTTGCATGAAATTCAAAACACATATGGGTATATTCCAGAAGAACAGATTATCAGAATTGCAAAAAAAAGAGGTATGCCAAAATCTGAATTATATGGTGTAATAACTTTTTATTCAATGTTTCACACTAAACCACGTGGTCGTTATATAATTCGTGTATGTAATAGTCTATCCTGCCATTTAAATAACAGTAAAAATGTAGTTGAAATGATTAAAGAATATTTAGGGATTGACTCGGGAGAAACAACAAAGGATAGAAAATTTACACTTGAAATTGTTGAATGCTTGGGACATTGTGGTGAGGGACCTGTAATGATGATAAACAACAAAATATATACCAAAGTTACACCACAACAGGCAGTTTCATTATTAAAAAACTGTATATAA
- a CDS encoding carbohydrate ABC transporter permease, whose amino-acid sequence MKKKTRYNLETLILLSPFLIIFMVFGIFPIGYSFFMSFTNYTGLNPHFDFVGFSNYTRAFSDEVFLKALKNTFIFVIGTIPFTTTFSLILAVLINSKSLPLKDLFKAGFFLPSVISMVVISTIWIYLYSANGFFNQMLPLIGIKPLGTSWLASTKTALLAIMIMDIWAAIGYYTILFLAGLQSIPGEVYEAASIDGASKIQTFFSITLPLLKPTMFFIISLNTIRSFQIFAEIFTMTGGGPSNATQTVVHYLYQTSFRQFDMGYASAIAYILMTIILIFTIIQKRLLRSDI is encoded by the coding sequence ATGAAAAAGAAAACACGATATAATTTAGAAACTCTTATATTGCTTTCGCCATTTTTAATAATATTTATGGTTTTTGGAATATTTCCAATAGGATATTCCTTTTTTATGAGTTTTACCAATTATACAGGATTAAATCCACATTTTGATTTTGTTGGATTTTCAAATTATACACGTGCATTTAGCGATGAAGTCTTTTTAAAGGCTTTAAAAAACACGTTTATATTTGTAATTGGAACTATTCCATTTACCACAACATTTTCTCTTATACTTGCTGTATTAATCAACAGTAAGTCATTGCCTTTAAAAGATTTATTTAAGGCTGGATTTTTTCTGCCTTCAGTAATATCCATGGTTGTTATATCAACAATATGGATATATCTATACAGCGCAAATGGATTTTTCAATCAAATGTTGCCGTTAATAGGAATAAAACCTCTTGGGACAAGCTGGCTTGCATCTACAAAAACAGCATTGCTCGCAATAATGATTATGGATATATGGGCAGCTATAGGTTATTATACCATATTATTCCTTGCAGGATTGCAAAGTATTCCTGGTGAGGTTTATGAAGCTGCATCAATAGACGGTGCTTCAAAAATACAGACATTTTTTTCTATAACATTACCTTTATTAAAACCAACTATGTTTTTCATTATATCCTTGAATACAATTAGATCATTTCAGATATTTGCAGAAATCTTCACCATGACAGGTGGAGGACCATCAAATGCCACACAGACAGTGGTACATTATCTCTATCAAACTTCGTTTAGGCAATTTGATATGGGTTATGCTTCTGCAATAGCATATATCTTAATGACGATAATTCTTATATTCACCATTATACAGAAGCGCCTGCTTAGGAGTGATATATAA
- a CDS encoding extracellular solute-binding protein produces the protein MKKLFLVLVLSLLVVFSFGKTKITFWGFMLDDESSAKILGQFMKENPDIEVEYVQLSWSNGFDKIVTAIAANNAPDVVELGNTWVANFASQKTIMNMDDYAAKEKDHYFGWTSVEYDGHYWAMPWLLGTRALFFNLDLFERAGLDPNNPPETWEELYVAAQKIDALGDDIYGFGMPAGENFSPWQQWFLPAVWGNEASILSKDMKKSLLYSTKVIETAKFYKALSKYSLKTKQADLAKAFGEGKLGMYVSGAWDISGIENNYPNILFDVTLIPKPNKWSGYHASFAGAEVLAITEQSKHKEAAMKLVKYLLKSDVAMQITKLVPSVFPSVVGADKDPWFEDHPMHQVFYEQNKYARPAPSHPQWFKIQQYLTEAIEKMILEDQDVESTLRYYNLKIQQVLNH, from the coding sequence ATGAAAAAGTTGTTTTTGGTATTGGTATTGAGTTTATTGGTAGTTTTCTCATTTGGTAAAACCAAGATAACATTCTGGGGGTTTATGCTTGATGATGAATCATCAGCAAAGATTCTTGGTCAATTTATGAAGGAAAATCCTGATATTGAAGTGGAGTATGTACAGTTATCATGGTCAAATGGTTTTGATAAAATTGTTACAGCTATTGCAGCAAATAATGCACCAGATGTTGTTGAACTTGGAAACACATGGGTTGCAAACTTTGCAAGTCAAAAAACTATTATGAATATGGACGATTATGCAGCAAAAGAAAAGGATCATTATTTTGGCTGGACTTCAGTTGAATATGATGGCCATTATTGGGCAATGCCATGGTTATTGGGAACAAGAGCTTTATTCTTTAATTTAGACTTATTTGAAAGAGCAGGACTTGATCCAAATAATCCACCAGAAACATGGGAAGAATTATATGTTGCAGCACAGAAAATCGATGCTTTAGGTGATGATATTTATGGATTTGGTATGCCAGCTGGTGAAAATTTCAGTCCATGGCAGCAATGGTTCTTACCAGCAGTATGGGGAAATGAAGCATCAATTCTCTCAAAGGATATGAAAAAATCATTATTATATTCAACAAAGGTTATAGAAACTGCAAAATTCTATAAAGCATTATCAAAATATTCATTAAAGACAAAACAGGCAGATTTAGCAAAAGCATTTGGAGAAGGAAAATTAGGTATGTATGTAAGTGGAGCATGGGATATTTCAGGAATTGAAAACAATTATCCAAATATATTATTTGATGTAACATTAATACCAAAACCAAACAAATGGAGCGGTTATCATGCATCATTTGCCGGAGCAGAAGTATTGGCAATTACAGAACAGTCAAAGCATAAAGAAGCAGCTATGAAATTAGTAAAATACTTATTAAAGTCAGACGTTGCAATGCAGATTACAAAATTAGTACCTTCAGTATTCCCTTCAGTAGTTGGAGCAGATAAGGATCCATGGTTTGAAGACCATCCAATGCATCAGGTATTCTATGAACAAAACAAATATGCAAGACCAGCACCTTCACATCCACAATGGTTCAAGATTCAGCAATATTTAACAGAAGCTATAGAAAAAATGATTTTAGAAGATCAGGATGTAGAAAGCACATTAAGATATTATAACCTCAAGATACAGCAAGTATTGAATCATTAA
- a CDS encoding glycoside hydrolase family 3 protein: MNYGKLFFLGFPDGLDDEAIEIIKEYKPAGVILYPGNMRSIEELQISMDKLYSLDFPLLITSDHEGGQLETVPGILSSPGNYSIGKVNAPEYAYEYGKYSGDKLKEYGFNMVFSPVLDVLHRDSSAVTGFRIFSDDPRKVAEFGKEYIRGLLDSGILPTAKHFPGHGKAIQDSHEETPVIDDFSFEDEDIFPFEEAINTGIEMIMTAHIIYKSLDKELATVSKKILTDLLREKLKYNGLVISDAIEMKAYYNNYFPEKGVKMFFNNGGDILLIAEARENFKPIYNAFINAVENGEIDKKLLKNKIEKIEKLQKKYYTSEYKGSFLNKIARKALKVSLNEKFELKNPAIFIPKPKNLSQADTTANDLKILEELVKFEFKDANVYSYDPVTGETEEEKFEGNIAISFVLDSFRFSEQLRLQKRLKRQFKKVIYVIIRNDQDEELYESDNHIVTYSTKLISIYQAIRVIKEHQI, encoded by the coding sequence ATGAATTATGGGAAATTGTTCTTTTTAGGTTTTCCAGATGGATTGGATGACGAAGCAATTGAGATTATAAAAGAATATAAACCTGCTGGAGTAATATTATATCCAGGAAATATGAGAAGTATAGAAGAATTGCAGATTTCCATGGACAAATTATATTCACTTGATTTTCCGTTATTAATTACCTCCGACCATGAAGGCGGCCAGCTTGAGACAGTTCCGGGAATACTTTCTTCCCCTGGAAATTATTCTATTGGAAAGGTTAACGCCCCGGAATATGCATATGAGTATGGAAAATATTCCGGGGATAAATTAAAAGAATATGGTTTTAATATGGTTTTTTCTCCAGTTTTAGATGTTTTGCACAGAGATTCAAGTGCGGTTACTGGCTTTAGAATTTTTTCCGATGATCCGAGAAAGGTTGCAGAATTTGGTAAAGAATATATCAGGGGATTGTTAGATTCAGGTATTTTACCAACAGCAAAGCATTTTCCCGGTCATGGAAAGGCCATTCAGGATTCACATGAAGAAACTCCTGTAATCGATGATTTTTCATTTGAAGATGAAGATATTTTTCCATTTGAAGAAGCAATAAATACTGGAATTGAAATGATTATGACAGCCCATATTATCTATAAATCCCTGGACAAAGAGCTGGCTACAGTTTCAAAAAAAATATTGACGGATTTATTGCGTGAAAAGCTTAAATATAATGGTCTTGTAATTAGCGATGCCATTGAAATGAAAGCGTATTATAATAATTATTTTCCTGAAAAAGGCGTAAAGATGTTCTTTAATAATGGCGGAGATATCTTATTAATAGCAGAAGCAAGGGAAAACTTTAAACCTATATATAATGCCTTTATAAATGCAGTTGAGAATGGAGAAATTGATAAAAAACTTCTTAAAAACAAAATAGAAAAGATTGAGAAATTGCAAAAAAAGTATTATACATCGGAGTATAAGGGAAGTTTTTTGAATAAAATAGCAAGAAAGGCATTAAAGGTAAGTTTAAACGAGAAGTTTGAGTTAAAAAATCCTGCGATTTTTATTCCAAAACCAAAAAATCTCAGTCAGGCAGATACAACGGCAAATGACTTAAAGATTCTTGAAGAACTGGTAAAATTTGAATTTAAAGATGCAAATGTATATTCATATGATCCTGTTACAGGTGAAACGGAAGAAGAAAAATTTGAAGGTAATATTGCAATTTCTTTTGTGCTTGATTCATTTAGATTTTCAGAACAATTGCGATTGCAAAAAAGATTGAAGAGACAATTTAAAAAGGTTATTTATGTAATTATCAGAAATGATCAGGATGAAGAATTATATGAAAGCGATAATCATATAGTTACCTATTCAACGAAATTAATATCCATTTATCAGGCAATACGCGTAATTAAGGAACATCAAATATAA
- a CDS encoding NADH-dependent [FeFe] hydrogenase, group A6 codes for MRITINNREYDMPEGITILEAVKKANIKIPTLCYIEGMEPYGGCRLCVVEVEGSKTLVPSCAVKISEGMKIKTHSEKVRRVRRTIMQLIIASHGISCELNCLTCSKATSCELKEIAEEIGVTKVNIPPVEKNLVSDYSSYAIVREPTKCIVCGRCIRACSNIQSVNIFTFADRGPNTIVTTFMDEGMGNVDCTNCGQCVMNCPTGALHEVYHIDGVWNALNDPEKVTIVQTAPAVRVAIGEPFGMEPGTISTGKLVAALRLLGFDKVFDTNFTADLTIVEEGTEFIHRFKEGGKLPLFTSCSPGWIKFIEHNYPEYLPHLSSAKSPQQMFGAVAKHYYAKKLGIPKEKLVVVSIMPCTAKKYEMNRPEHAGDVDFVLTTRELAKMIKESGIDFKNLPEEEYDNPFGISTGAGAIFGASGGVMEAALRTAYEILTGRELEKLDFTAVRGLDMVKEAEVEINGKIIKVAVVNTLGAARKLLERMKNGEVEYHFVEFMACPGGCIGGGGQPIPTTEEILLKRMEAIYEIDYGSKLRKSHENPAVKELYKEFLGEPNSEIAHHLLHTHYVARN; via the coding sequence ATGAGAATCACTATAAATAATAGAGAATATGATATGCCAGAAGGAATTACTATTCTTGAAGCTGTAAAAAAAGCAAATATAAAAATACCAACATTGTGCTATATAGAAGGTATGGAGCCATATGGCGGATGTAGATTGTGCGTTGTTGAGGTTGAGGGTTCAAAAACATTAGTTCCATCATGTGCCGTGAAGATTTCTGAAGGGATGAAGATAAAAACACATTCTGAAAAGGTAAGAAGAGTTAGAAGAACGATAATGCAGTTGATAATAGCTTCTCATGGTATTAGTTGTGAATTGAATTGTTTGACATGTTCAAAAGCTACATCATGTGAATTAAAGGAAATTGCTGAAGAAATAGGAGTTACAAAGGTTAATATTCCACCAGTTGAGAAAAACCTTGTTTCTGATTATTCCAGTTATGCAATTGTTAGAGAACCCACAAAATGTATAGTTTGCGGAAGATGTATAAGAGCTTGCTCTAATATACAAAGTGTTAATATTTTCACATTCGCTGATAGAGGTCCAAATACAATAGTAACTACATTTATGGATGAAGGTATGGGAAATGTAGATTGTACAAATTGTGGTCAATGTGTAATGAATTGTCCTACGGGTGCATTACATGAGGTTTATCATATAGATGGTGTTTGGAATGCATTAAATGATCCGGAAAAAGTAACCATAGTTCAAACTGCACCCGCAGTTAGAGTAGCTATAGGAGAACCATTTGGTATGGAGCCTGGAACAATTTCAACAGGTAAACTCGTAGCAGCTTTAAGATTGTTGGGATTTGATAAGGTATTTGATACTAATTTTACTGCAGATTTGACTATTGTTGAGGAAGGAACTGAATTTATACATAGATTTAAAGAAGGGGGAAAGCTTCCGTTATTTACTTCATGTAGTCCTGGCTGGATTAAGTTTATAGAACACAATTATCCTGAATATCTTCCTCATCTGTCTTCAGCAAAATCTCCACAACAGATGTTTGGTGCTGTTGCCAAACATTATTATGCAAAAAAATTGGGTATTCCGAAGGAAAAATTAGTAGTGGTATCGATAATGCCATGTACAGCGAAAAAATATGAAATGAACAGACCAGAACATGCTGGAGATGTAGATTTTGTATTGACGACAAGAGAATTAGCCAAGATGATAAAAGAGTCAGGAATAGACTTTAAAAATCTACCTGAAGAGGAATATGATAATCCATTTGGCATATCAACAGGTGCTGGAGCAATATTCGGCGCATCAGGTGGTGTTATGGAAGCCGCTTTGAGAACAGCGTATGAAATATTAACAGGAAGAGAGCTTGAAAAGCTTGATTTTACTGCTGTTAGAGGTTTGGATATGGTAAAAGAAGCCGAGGTTGAAATAAATGGAAAGATTATAAAAGTAGCTGTTGTAAATACCTTGGGTGCAGCAAGAAAATTGCTTGAAAGAATGAAAAATGGCGAAGTGGAATATCATTTTGTAGAATTTATGGCATGTCCGGGTGGATGTATAGGTGGTGGCGGACAACCAATTCCTACAACAGAAGAAATTTTATTAAAGAGAATGGAAGCAATTTATGAAATTGATTATGGTTCAAAATTAAGAAAATCACACGAAAATCCTGCTGTAAAAGAATTGTATAAAGAATTTTTAGGTGAACCAAATAGTGAAATAGCCCATCATCTCCTTCATACTCATTATGTTGCCAGAAATTAA
- a CDS encoding aminopeptidase has protein sequence MDRKLLEKYAELAVRVGVNIQKGQRLLLRTSVDAVEFSRLIAEKAYEAGAKEVYVRYSDEYITFLKLKNAPEEIIEEVHSWEVEAAKFFCDEKGAFLSVISSDPDLFKEIPPEIIGKFSKANQMAMKEVSKEIMSGKVSWSVVAVPNEKWAKKVFPESTNPVEDLWNAILKTIRVNENDDPVELWNKHIENLNKRTEFLNKRQYEYLRYKGPGTDLMVGMPENHIWVAGTQKNVDGTVFLPNIPTEEVFSAPHKDKINGYVRNSKPLVYGGNIIDGFTMEFKDGKIVKVTAEKGEDVLKQAISLDEGASYLGEVALVPVDSPIYQLNTIFYNTLFDENAASHFAFGKAYPICIKDGTKMSEEELKEHGLNTSITHVDFMIGNEELDVYGIKDGKEELIMKNGKWAI, from the coding sequence ATGGATAGAAAATTATTGGAAAAATATGCTGAACTTGCTGTGAGGGTTGGCGTAAATATTCAAAAAGGACAGAGATTATTGTTAAGAACCTCTGTAGACGCTGTTGAATTTTCAAGATTAATCGCTGAAAAGGCTTATGAAGCCGGGGCAAAAGAGGTATATGTTAGATATAGTGATGAATATATAACCTTTTTAAAATTAAAAAATGCACCTGAAGAAATTATTGAGGAGGTTCACAGTTGGGAAGTTGAAGCAGCAAAATTTTTCTGTGACGAAAAAGGGGCTTTCCTCAGTGTAATTAGCTCAGATCCAGATCTTTTTAAGGAAATACCTCCAGAAATTATAGGAAAATTCTCCAAAGCAAATCAAATGGCAATGAAAGAGGTATCAAAAGAAATTATGTCAGGAAAGGTAAGTTGGTCTGTTGTGGCAGTCCCTAATGAAAAATGGGCTAAAAAGGTTTTCCCTGAATCCACAAATCCCGTTGAAGATTTATGGAATGCTATATTAAAAACTATAAGGGTTAATGAAAATGATGATCCTGTGGAATTATGGAATAAACACATAGAAAATCTTAATAAAAGAACGGAATTTTTAAATAAAAGACAGTATGAATATTTAAGATACAAAGGGCCAGGAACAGATTTAATGGTTGGAATGCCGGAAAATCATATTTGGGTTGCAGGAACACAAAAAAATGTAGATGGAACCGTATTTTTACCAAACATTCCAACGGAAGAGGTTTTTAGTGCTCCACATAAAGATAAGATAAATGGATATGTTAGAAACAGCAAACCTTTAGTTTATGGCGGAAATATTATAGATGGGTTTACAATGGAATTTAAGGACGGAAAAATCGTAAAGGTAACTGCTGAAAAAGGTGAAGACGTATTAAAACAGGCAATTTCACTTGATGAAGGCGCAAGCTACCTTGGCGAAGTGGCTCTTGTCCCTGTAGATTCACCAATTTATCAACTCAATACTATTTTCTATAATACGCTTTTTGATGAAAATGCCGCTTCACACTTTGCATTTGGAAAGGCTTATCCAATATGTATTAAAGATGGAACAAAAATGTCTGAGGAAGAATTAAAAGAACATGGTTTAAATACCAGTATTACACATGTAGACTTTATGATTGGAAATGAAGAATTAGATGTTTATGGAATAAAAGACGGAAAAGAAGAATTAATTATGAAAAATGGAAAATGGGCAATATAA
- a CDS encoding complex I 51 kDa subunit family protein, with product MIEEKIFLKTDLKKTPEEYEYLGLKNSLKLMPEEIVKKITESGLRGRGGAGFPTGRKWQYALAQENDVKFLICNADEGEPGTFKDRFLLENMPFKVLEGIIIAAYAVKANYGYIYIRGEYSKAIEIFEKTIKDAYHSGLLGKDILGSGFDFELKLVKGAGAYVCGDETSLINSIEGKRGFSRIKPPYPVQEGLFGKPTVVNNVETLATVAEIMKYEDNVYARLGTEKSRGTKLISINGDVKVPDVYEIEFGSCTIREIVELAGGPIEELNFVVPGGIATSILKDNEINVRYTYEDLEAAGSSIGSGGMIVVSKNHDLIEILLNVSEFFVKETCGTCFPCREGNRNIKEILLKLKRNGYNDEYKKIIGELKESIMLAARCGFGQSSVNFIYSVLDKFFKEEVI from the coding sequence ATGATAGAAGAAAAGATTTTTTTAAAAACTGACTTGAAAAAAACACCAGAAGAATATGAATACTTAGGGTTGAAAAACTCTTTGAAATTAATGCCAGAAGAAATTGTGAAAAAAATAACCGAATCTGGGTTGCGTGGAAGAGGTGGAGCAGGATTTCCAACAGGAAGAAAATGGCAATACGCCCTTGCTCAGGAAAATGATGTGAAATTTTTAATTTGTAATGCTGATGAGGGAGAACCAGGTACATTTAAAGACAGATTTTTATTGGAAAATATGCCATTTAAGGTACTTGAAGGAATCATTATAGCTGCTTATGCTGTAAAAGCAAATTACGGATATATTTATATTAGAGGTGAGTATTCAAAGGCTATAGAAATATTTGAAAAAACTATTAAAGATGCATATCATAGTGGGTTATTAGGAAAAGATATTTTGGGAAGCGGATTTGACTTTGAATTGAAACTGGTAAAGGGTGCAGGTGCATATGTTTGTGGTGACGAAACATCATTAATAAATTCAATAGAGGGTAAAAGAGGATTTTCAAGAATTAAACCTCCATATCCAGTTCAAGAAGGGTTATTTGGAAAACCAACTGTGGTAAATAATGTTGAAACATTAGCAACAGTTGCGGAGATTATGAAATATGAAGATAATGTATATGCCAGATTAGGAACTGAAAAAAGTAGAGGAACAAAACTTATATCAATAAATGGAGATGTTAAAGTTCCAGATGTGTATGAAATTGAATTTGGTAGTTGTACAATAAGGGAAATAGTGGAATTAGCAGGAGGACCTATTGAAGAATTAAACTTTGTAGTTCCAGGAGGTATAGCTACTTCAATATTAAAGGATAATGAGATTAATGTTAGATATACCTATGAAGATCTCGAAGCAGCTGGAAGTTCTATTGGCTCTGGCGGAATGATAGTAGTATCCAAAAATCATGATTTAATTGAAATATTGCTGAATGTATCGGAATTTTTTGTAAAAGAGACATGTGGAACTTGTTTCCCCTGCCGTGAAGGAAATAGGAATATCAAAGAGATATTATTGAAATTAAAAAGAAATGGCTATAATGATGAATATAAAAAGATAATAGGTGAATTAAAAGAATCTATTATGCTCGCTGCGAGATGTGGATTTGGACAATCTTCAGTTAATTTTATCTATTCTGTTCTTGATAAATTTTTTAAAGAAGAGGTGATTTAA